CCTTGGATTTGATGTCATGCCACAGCTCCTCGCTGTGCCCGGTCTCGCAGATGCGCTCCAGCTCGGTGATCTTGTTCTTCACTGCCTCGATGACAACGTAGGGCGAGGCCCCGAGTCCGCCGGTGTTGAGATAAATGCGCTCGCGCGTGAGCGGGAATTGCTCGCGCACCATGGCCCAAAAGGCTTCGTCACGCGGGTCGATTGCGCGGCCGGCGCCGCTTATTGCCGGCTGGTTGACTTGAAGGGATGATTTTGCGAAAGCGGACAAGCCCATCATCCCGGCCAGAGACCCGCCTGTCGATTTGAGAAATTGTCGTCTTTGCATAGGTGAGAGTGGCTTATCAACGTCTGACTTTTGGAACTCGATTTCGAGGCCGCATGCGCCAGCGTTCAGATGATTCTCGTCTGCGCTGCGTGAAAACCGAGCTTGCAGGATTCGGAATTTGTGCTATCTTTGGCGGTGGAAAAGTTCAGTTTTCATTCAGGGTCAAAGCAGCAGAGATCAAGCATGACGGCTCAATCAAAACTTATCACCAGTGATCGGGAAATCTTGGGTGGCATTCCCGTCTTTGCCGGTACACGGGTGCCAGTGAAAACTCTCTTTGACTATCTTGAACACGGTCACACGGTGAACGTGTTTCTTGACGATTTTCCCACCGTCAAACAAGAACAGGCGTTGGCGGTGTTGGAATTGTTGAAAGAGAAACTCTTGGAACAAACAGCATATGAAAGTGCTGCTTGACGAGTGCCTGCCCAAACGACTCAAGCGTGAGCTACGCGGCCATGAGGTGAAACGCGTGCAAGAAATGGGATGGGCCGGCATCAAAAACGGTGCTTTGATCGGGTTGATGCAGGCTGCTCAGTTTGATGTCTTTGTCACCATCGATGGAAGCTTGGAATATCAACAAAATTTGAGCGCAATCAATCTTGCCATTGTTGTGTTGCAAGCTCCAGATAATACCTTTGATACCCTGCGCCAACTTATGCCAGCAGTGCAAGACGCACTGCGGACGATCAAGGCAGGTGCAATCATTCACCTCAATGCTTGACACGGAACAAGATTCGTTTGAGCGACAGGTCGTTTCCTCGAACACCGCCCAAGTGCTTCCGCTATCTCCCCACCGACTCCGAAATCGTCAGTGTATTGAAATCCAACACCCGCCGCAGCTTGCCATAACGCAGCTCCAGCTTGCGGCTGCCCTTGTCCGCGTGCATGAACGGCCCGCCGAACAACGGCCAGTTCTCATAATCAACGGTCACGCCATTCACCCGCGGCGTTTCATCGTAGGTGAATTCCATCTGTGCGCCGCGCAACGAGGTGAAGCGCACGCCGGGCTTGGGTTTGGTGGTTGTCTTCAGCGGCAACGCTTTCACGGCCAGCTTGAACGCTTCGAACGAAGCATAATCCGCTGCCGGCGCGATTTGCACGACTCCACCATTCTTGAGCTGCTTGCTCAGCAGACGCCAATCACCGTCTGGATCCTGCTGCCATTCATATTTCGCCAGCGGGTAAAACGCGATCAACGCCTCGCCGCCCTGCGCGAAAATCCAGCCCGACTTGTCTTCTTCGCGGCGCGACAAATCCTTCGAGAAAAAGCCGGCGAAATGCGGAAAGCGTGTGCCCGGTGGAACAT
This genomic stretch from bacterium harbors:
- a CDS encoding DUF433 domain-containing protein — its product is MTAQSKLITSDREILGGIPVFAGTRVPVKTLFDYLEHGHTVNVFLDDFPTVKQEQALAVLELLKEKLLEQTAYESAA